The genomic segment GTAACCTTCATTACCGCTTACTATTTTTAACAGCTTGATTTCAGGAGAACCTGCATGCCAATACCTGGGCCCATGTTGTCGAGTTTTCCCCTGGCGGCACCTTTGCTGTTGGCCTTGAGTTTGGTGGTAGCGGCATGCTCCGCAGGCGTTGGTATTCCCCATGATGCTGTATATTCATCGCCTCCCCCAGCAATATCCTCATCGCCTCCCCCAGCAATGCTTATATCGCAAAACCGGGAGCGATTTCCCAAAGCAATCCCCAACCCGGTGAAAGTGGTGGAACAGGAGCCGGTCTCCACCTTTTCCGCCGATGTGGATACCTCCTCTTACGCTTTTGGTCGCAAGCTGCTCAATGAGGGCCGTTTTCCCGCCGCCGATGCCGTGCGGGTGGAGGAGTTGGTCAACTACTTTGATTACAACTATCAAACTCCTGCCGGCGCCGATCCACCGTTCAAGCCAACGGTGGCGCTGTTCCCCGCCCCCTGGAACGAGCAAAAGCAGCTGATGCTTGTGGGGATCAAGGGTTATTCCACGCCACCGAAGGAGCGTCCTTCCGCCAATCTGGTGCTACTGGTGGACATCTCCGGCTCCATGGCGCACCAGAACCGGCTTCCTCTGCTCAAAAGAGCCTTCGCCATGATGGTCGAGCAACTTCGTCCCGAGGACCGTGTGGCCATCGTCGTTTACGCCAGTAACGTGGGTGTGGTGCTGCCGCCCACTCCGGTCTCGGAAAAAGAGTTCATCCTGGCCGCCATCGAAAGTCTCCAGGCCGGGGGAAGCACGTCCGGCGGCGCGGGACTCAAGGTGGCCTACGAGATGGCGGAAAAGCACTTTGATCCCAAGGCCATCAATCGGGTGATCCTGGCCACCGACGGCGATTTCAACGTGGGCATCACCTCTGTGGATGTTCTCAGGGACTTTATCGTCACCAAACGCAAGACCGGTATCTTCCTTTCGGTGTTGGGCGTGGGGGAGATGAATTATAACGACACCATGATGCAGGCCCTGGCCCAACACGGTAACGGGGTGGCCGCCTATATCGACTCCATGAGTGAGGCCCGCCGGGTTCTGGTGGACAAGTTGAGCGCCAACCTCTTCCCCATTGCCAACGACGTGAAAATCCAAGTGGAGTTCAATCCCGAGAGGGTGGCGGAATACCGGCTTATCGGCTACGAAACTCGCATGCTGGCGCGGGAGGACTTCAAGAACGACAAAGTTGATGCCGGGGATTTGGGCAGCGGACACACCGTCACCGCGCTTTACGAATTGACCATGGTGGGCAGCCCCGCTCGGCAAAACGATGCCCTGCGCTACGCCAAATCTCACGCCAAGGCAAAAAAAGAGTCCACTGCCCCTCTCCCTGGGGATGAGTACGCCTTTCTCAAAATTCGCTACAAGCTTCCCGGAGAGCAGAGCAGCAAGCTCATCGAACAGCCCATCAACGATGAGGCGCGGTTCATCTCTTTGAAAAAAACCCCGTCGGATT from the Magnetococcales bacterium genome contains:
- a CDS encoding VWA domain-containing protein: MKVVEQEPVSTFSADVDTSSYAFGRKLLNEGRFPAADAVRVEELVNYFDYNYQTPAGADPPFKPTVALFPAPWNEQKQLMLVGIKGYSTPPKERPSANLVLLVDISGSMAHQNRLPLLKRAFAMMVEQLRPEDRVAIVVYASNVGVVLPPTPVSEKEFILAAIESLQAGGSTSGGAGLKVAYEMAEKHFDPKAINRVILATDGDFNVGITSVDVLRDFIVTKRKTGIFLSVLGVGEMNYNDTMMQALAQHGNGVAAYIDSMSEARRVLVDKLSANLFPIANDVKIQVEFNPERVAEYRLIGYETRMLAREDFKNDKVDAGDLGSGHTVTALYELTMVGSPARQNDALRYAKSHAKAKKESTAPLPGDEYAFLKIRYKLPGEQSSKLIEQPINDEARFISLKKTPSDFRFAAAVAAAGQKLQNSTYLGDFSYDKIMDLGNKSKGEDPGGYRQEFLNLLKLAQTLDRR